The Ornithinimicrobium sufpigmenti genome includes the window GATCCCGGTGCCGGTCCTGCAGGCCATCGTCGACGAGGCCCACGCACATGGCACCCCGGTGGTCGCGCACTGGGGGACCGTGCCGGACCTCGAGGAGCTGCTCGCGGCAGGTGTCGACGGCCTGGACCACCTGGAACCGCGCGGGGTCGCGCAGGGCTGGGAGGAGGATCTGCTGGCCAGGGTCGTCGCGGACGGCCCCACGCTGGCGCCGACCTTCGCCGTCGTCGAGCCGGTCCTTGATCCCTCCATGCTCGGGACGCTGCAGGGCCGGCTCGCGGAGTTCGTCGAGGCCGGTGGCCGGGCCGTCGCCGGCAGCGACGCACCCATGAACGGCGTGGAGTTCGGCGCGGGCCTCGTCCGCGAGCTCGAGCTGCTGGTCGACGCCGGGATGACGCCCCGCCAGGCTCTGGTGGCGGCGACGTCGACCGCCGCCGACCTGATGGGCACGGAGGAGGCGGGTGTGCTGCAGGAAGGCCGCCCGGCCGACCTGCTCGTCGTGCGCGGCGACCCGCTGAGCGACATCAGCGCCGTCCGCGACGTCGCGCTGGTCCTGCGGGACGGGACGCCCGTCGTCGACAACCGTCCGTGACGACGAGGCTGCCGGACGGCCCGGTGGCTGGGCTGCAGCGGCCCGCCCGACGTCTGCGCTGACGGCACGTGGTGGGCGCCGCCGTCGGGGATGGCCGCGGTGGCATACTTGCCCAGCCCCGCAGAAAGAGGACCCATGGTCGAGGCGCTCAACGCCTTCATCGAGACGCACGCCGACTCGGCCTGGCTGTTGCCGATCGTGTTCGCGATCTGCATCCTCGACGGTCTGCTGCCGCCCGCCCCCGCCGAGCCCGTGCTGGTGGCCCTGGGCGCGATCGCGGCTGCGGAGGGCCGACCCGGTCTCGTCACGCTGATGGCGGTGGCGGCGGCGGGCGGGTTCGTCGGGGACAACCTCACCTACACCCTGGGCCGGTACACCCGCCTGGGGCGCCTCCGGGAGAGCCGACGGCCGAAGGTGCGCGCCTTCTTCACCTGGATCGCCGGGTTGCTGCAGCGGCGCGGCGGCATGATCATCATCGCCTGCCGCTACGTGCCGGGTGGCCGCCAGCTGGTGAACCTCACCGCGGGCGCCATGGAGTTCCCTCGCCGCCGGTTCATCCTCTTCGACAGCATCGCGGTGACGGCGTGGGCCGCCTACAACGTGGGCATCGGCGCGGTGGCGGGGGCCTGGCTGGAGGAGAACCCCCTCCTGGCCGCGGTCGTCGCCGTCGTCGTCGCCCTCGCGCTGGGCTGGCTGGCCGAGCGTGGTGCACGGTGGTGGCGGGAGCGGTCCAGCGAGCAGGTCAGTCGCCGCAGCAACCCTCTCCACGCCACGCCTCGAGGCCCTCGCGCACCGCGACCGCGGCGATGACGAGCGCGGCGACCGCGTCCAGCCACCACCAGCCGAGGAGCGAGTTGGCCAGCAGCCCGACGAGCAGGACCGCGGACAGGTAGGTGCACAGCAGGGTCTGGGTGCCGTCGGCGTGCACCGCGCCGGAGCCCAGCTCACGACCGGTGCGGCGCTGCGCCCACGACAGCACCGGCATGATGAGCAGGGACAGGACCGCCAGCACGATGCCGACCGTCGAGGAGTCGGGGCGGGTGCCGGCGAGCAGCGCCGAGACCGACTCGTAGGTGACGTAGAGGGCCAGCGCGAAGAAGGACAGGCCGATCAGCCGTCCGGC containing:
- a CDS encoding DedA family protein, producing the protein MVEALNAFIETHADSAWLLPIVFAICILDGLLPPAPAEPVLVALGAIAAAEGRPGLVTLMAVAAAGGFVGDNLTYTLGRYTRLGRLRESRRPKVRAFFTWIAGLLQRRGGMIIIACRYVPGGRQLVNLTAGAMEFPRRRFILFDSIAVTAWAAYNVGIGAVAGAWLEENPLLAAVVAVVVALALGWLAERGARWWRERSSEQVSRRSNPLHATPRGPRAPRPRR
- a CDS encoding cation diffusion facilitator family transporter translates to MTTSTNRGFALLTPERRATLARRAQLLAGASVVYNVVEAVVAIAAGRVAGSAALVGFGLDSTVEVASGLIILWQFRHPLPETRERLAGRLIGLSFFALALYVTYESVSALLAGTRPDSSTVGIVLAVLSLLIMPVLSWAQRRTGRELGSGAVHADGTQTLLCTYLSAVLLVGLLANSLLGWWWLDAVAALVIAAVAVREGLEAWRGEGCCGD